The Cucumis melo cultivar AY chromosome 6, USDA_Cmelo_AY_1.0, whole genome shotgun sequence genome includes a region encoding these proteins:
- the LOC103501617 gene encoding uncharacterized protein LOC103501617 isoform X3, producing the protein MAFNLLKFHSQITEAAKPIFPNLLPTKNFFPLLPVPPSQLLPKPHFHVSYLPHSTHKSRTIPFILHSSLSSSTPPTSKDDAISQAKTCLSTTLEKPLNNIRFSGKIIKKAKQPRFRVEIPVVDESSGSLIELAYEVFGDLPIKRKGSPIKILLVWSNPMLAEAASKAFQSRSTDQVEQIDVSSFDGLDGRILNSNDVAVFLGLESSQIRTIKTVTDGFYPKPVVIFNPKWAFEEEIEFGELSGFIGSFEVIYSFMGLEVQGILNKRKGMIFKCVRNGVLSGELWNVLVEEEGGELKAVSKFKARPSITEVENVLYNLMAMNSPITKSAKFLRDLVSNVTGKN; encoded by the coding sequence ATGGCCTTCAATCTTCTCAAATTTCATTCCCAAATAACCGAAGCTGCTAAACCCATTTTCCCTAATCTACTCCCCACCAAGAATTTCTTCCCTCTACTTCCAGTTCCGCCCTCTCAGCTCCTCCCAAAGCCCCATTTCCATGTCTCCTATCTTCCTCATTCAACTCACAAATCAAGAACAATACCTTTTATACTTCATTCTTCTTTGTCTTCTTCAACTCCACCCACCTCAAAAGACGATGCCATTTCCCAGGCCAAAACCTGCCTCTCTACCACACTCGAAAAACCCCTCAACAACATTAGGTTTTCCGGCAAGATCATCAAGAAGGCAAAGCAACCCAGATTCCGAGTGGAGATTCCGGTCGTTGATGAATCGTCCGGCTCTCTGATCGAGCTCGCTTATGAGGTGTTTGGGGACTTGCCCATTAAGAGAAAAGGGTCCCCTATTAAAATCTTACTCGTTTGGTCTAACCCCATGTTGGCTGAAGCTGCTAGTAAAGCCTTTCAGTCTCGTTCTACTGATCAAGTTGAACAGATAGACGTTTCTTCGTTTGATGGATTAGATGGTAGAATTCTGAATTCTAATGATGTGGCAGTGTTTTTGGGGCTAGAATCTTCTCAAATTCGAACTATAAAAACTGTTACAGATGGGTTTTATCCTAAGCCAGTGGTGATTTTCAACCCCAAATGGGCATTTGAGGAGGAGATTGAATTTGGTGAGCTGAGTGGGTTTATTGGGTCTTTTGAGGTGATTTATTCCTTCATGGGTTTGGAAGTTCAAGGGATTTTGAACAAGAGAAAAGGGATGATTTTCAAGTGTGTGAGAAATGGGGTCTTGAGTGGTGAGCTATGGAATGTGCTTGTTGAAGAGGAAGGAGGAGAATTGAAGGCGGTTTCGAAGTTCAAGGCGCGACCATCAATCACAGAGGTTGAGAATGTGTTGTACAATTTGATGGCCATGAACTCACCCATCACCAAGTCTGCAAAGTTCTTGAGGGATTTGGTCTCAAACGTAACTGGAAAAAA
- the LOC103501617 gene encoding uncharacterized protein LOC103501617 isoform X2: protein MAFNLLKFHSQITEAAKPIFPNLLPTKNFFPLLPVPPSQLLPKPHFHVSYLPHSTHKSRTIPFILHSSLSSSTPPTSKDDAISQAKTCLSTTLEKPLNNIRFSGKIIKKAKQPRFRVEIPVVDESSGSLIELAYEVFGDLPIKRKGSPIKILLVWSNPMLAEAASKAFQSRSTDQVEQIDVSSFDGLDGRILNSNDVAVFLGLESSQIRTIKTVTDGFYPKPVVIFNPKWAFEEEIEFGELSGFIGSFEVIYSFMGLEVQGILNKRKGMIFKCVRNGVLSGELWNVLVEEEGGELKAVSKFKARPSITEVENVLYNLMAMNSPITKSAKFLRDLVSNVTGKK, encoded by the coding sequence ATGGCCTTCAATCTTCTCAAATTTCATTCCCAAATAACCGAAGCTGCTAAACCCATTTTCCCTAATCTACTCCCCACCAAGAATTTCTTCCCTCTACTTCCAGTTCCGCCCTCTCAGCTCCTCCCAAAGCCCCATTTCCATGTCTCCTATCTTCCTCATTCAACTCACAAATCAAGAACAATACCTTTTATACTTCATTCTTCTTTGTCTTCTTCAACTCCACCCACCTCAAAAGACGATGCCATTTCCCAGGCCAAAACCTGCCTCTCTACCACACTCGAAAAACCCCTCAACAACATTAGGTTTTCCGGCAAGATCATCAAGAAGGCAAAGCAACCCAGATTCCGAGTGGAGATTCCGGTCGTTGATGAATCGTCCGGCTCTCTGATCGAGCTCGCTTATGAGGTGTTTGGGGACTTGCCCATTAAGAGAAAAGGGTCCCCTATTAAAATCTTACTCGTTTGGTCTAACCCCATGTTGGCTGAAGCTGCTAGTAAAGCCTTTCAGTCTCGTTCTACTGATCAAGTTGAACAGATAGACGTTTCTTCGTTTGATGGATTAGATGGTAGAATTCTGAATTCTAATGATGTGGCAGTGTTTTTGGGGCTAGAATCTTCTCAAATTCGAACTATAAAAACTGTTACAGATGGGTTTTATCCTAAGCCAGTGGTGATTTTCAACCCCAAATGGGCATTTGAGGAGGAGATTGAATTTGGTGAGCTGAGTGGGTTTATTGGGTCTTTTGAGGTGATTTATTCCTTCATGGGTTTGGAAGTTCAAGGGATTTTGAACAAGAGAAAAGGGATGATTTTCAAGTGTGTGAGAAATGGGGTCTTGAGTGGTGAGCTATGGAATGTGCTTGTTGAAGAGGAAGGAGGAGAATTGAAGGCGGTTTCGAAGTTCAAGGCGCGACCATCAATCACAGAGGTTGAGAATGTGTTGTACAATTTGATGGCCATGAACTCACCCATCACCAAGTCTGCAAAGTTCTTGAGGGATTTGGTCTCAAACGTAACTGGAAAAAA
- the LOC103501617 gene encoding uncharacterized protein LOC103501617 isoform X1 produces the protein MAFNLLKFHSQITEAAKPIFPNLLPTKNFFPLLPVPPSQLLPKPHFHVSYLPHSTHKSRTIPFILHSSLSSSTPPTSKDDAISQAKTCLSTTLEKPLNNIRFSGKIIKKAKQPRFRVEIPVVDESSGSLIELAYEVFGDLPIKRKGSPIKILLVWSNPMLAEAASKAFQSRSTDQVEQIDVSSFDGLDGRILNSNDVAVFLGLESSQIRTIKTVTDGFYPKPVVIFNPKWAFEEEIEFGELSGFIGSFEVIYSFMGLEVQGILNKRKGMIFKCVRNGVLSGELWNVLVEEEGGELKAVSKFKARPSITEVENVLYNLMAMNSPITKSAKFLRDLVSNVTGKKNQAEQ, from the coding sequence ATGGCCTTCAATCTTCTCAAATTTCATTCCCAAATAACCGAAGCTGCTAAACCCATTTTCCCTAATCTACTCCCCACCAAGAATTTCTTCCCTCTACTTCCAGTTCCGCCCTCTCAGCTCCTCCCAAAGCCCCATTTCCATGTCTCCTATCTTCCTCATTCAACTCACAAATCAAGAACAATACCTTTTATACTTCATTCTTCTTTGTCTTCTTCAACTCCACCCACCTCAAAAGACGATGCCATTTCCCAGGCCAAAACCTGCCTCTCTACCACACTCGAAAAACCCCTCAACAACATTAGGTTTTCCGGCAAGATCATCAAGAAGGCAAAGCAACCCAGATTCCGAGTGGAGATTCCGGTCGTTGATGAATCGTCCGGCTCTCTGATCGAGCTCGCTTATGAGGTGTTTGGGGACTTGCCCATTAAGAGAAAAGGGTCCCCTATTAAAATCTTACTCGTTTGGTCTAACCCCATGTTGGCTGAAGCTGCTAGTAAAGCCTTTCAGTCTCGTTCTACTGATCAAGTTGAACAGATAGACGTTTCTTCGTTTGATGGATTAGATGGTAGAATTCTGAATTCTAATGATGTGGCAGTGTTTTTGGGGCTAGAATCTTCTCAAATTCGAACTATAAAAACTGTTACAGATGGGTTTTATCCTAAGCCAGTGGTGATTTTCAACCCCAAATGGGCATTTGAGGAGGAGATTGAATTTGGTGAGCTGAGTGGGTTTATTGGGTCTTTTGAGGTGATTTATTCCTTCATGGGTTTGGAAGTTCAAGGGATTTTGAACAAGAGAAAAGGGATGATTTTCAAGTGTGTGAGAAATGGGGTCTTGAGTGGTGAGCTATGGAATGTGCTTGTTGAAGAGGAAGGAGGAGAATTGAAGGCGGTTTCGAAGTTCAAGGCGCGACCATCAATCACAGAGGTTGAGAATGTGTTGTACAATTTGATGGCCATGAACTCACCCATCACCAAGTCTGCAAAGTTCTTGAGGGATTTGGTCTCAAACGTAACTGGAAAAAA